Proteins encoded in a region of the Azospirillum thiophilum genome:
- a CDS encoding 2-dehydropantoate 2-reductase, translating to MKICIYGSGAIGGYLGVRLHQAGAEVSLLARGAHLAAMRENGVTLLMGDEKTVVHPRCTDNPAELGPQDYVIVALKAHSVPGVVPAMQPLLGDDTAVVTAVNGIPYWYFHGTGGAFDGRTLETVDPGAVQWNGLGPRRAIGCVVYPATEVVEPGVIQHVYGDKFSLGEPDGSTSERVVALSKAMEAGGLRAPVLDRIRDEIWLKLWGNLCFNPISALTHGTLEVICGDAETRAVAKAMMLEAKEIGDRLGVHFRVDVERRINGAAAVGAHKTSMLQDLERGRPMEIDPLLSVVQEMGRMVGAPTPTIDVVLALVKQRGETAGCYSRPQSAPQRAPEVAAAH from the coding sequence ATGAAGATCTGCATCTACGGATCCGGGGCCATCGGCGGGTATCTCGGCGTTCGCCTGCACCAGGCGGGGGCCGAGGTGAGCCTGTTGGCACGCGGCGCGCATCTGGCGGCGATGCGCGAAAACGGTGTCACCTTGCTGATGGGGGATGAGAAGACCGTCGTCCACCCCCGCTGTACCGACAACCCGGCCGAACTCGGCCCGCAGGATTACGTGATCGTCGCCCTGAAGGCCCACTCCGTCCCCGGCGTCGTCCCCGCGATGCAGCCGCTGCTGGGGGACGACACCGCCGTCGTCACCGCCGTGAACGGCATTCCCTATTGGTATTTCCATGGCACCGGCGGCGCCTTCGACGGGCGCACGCTGGAGACCGTCGATCCGGGCGCGGTGCAGTGGAACGGGCTCGGTCCCCGGCGCGCCATCGGCTGCGTCGTCTATCCCGCGACCGAGGTGGTCGAGCCCGGCGTCATCCAGCATGTCTATGGCGACAAATTCTCGCTGGGCGAGCCCGACGGCTCGACGTCGGAGCGTGTCGTCGCGCTGTCCAAGGCGATGGAGGCCGGCGGCCTGCGTGCGCCGGTGCTGGACCGCATCCGCGACGAGATCTGGCTGAAGCTGTGGGGCAACCTGTGCTTCAACCCGATCAGCGCGCTGACCCACGGCACGCTTGAGGTCATCTGCGGCGATGCCGAGACCCGTGCCGTCGCCAAGGCGATGATGCTGGAGGCCAAGGAGATCGGCGACCGGCTGGGCGTGCATTTCCGCGTCGACGTGGAACGCCGCATCAACGGCGCCGCCGCGGTGGGCGCGCACAAGACCTCCATGCTGCAGGATCTGGAGCGCGGCCGGCCGATGGAGATCGACCCGCTGCTGTCGGTCGTCCAGGAGATGGGCCGCATGGTGGGGGCGCCGACGCCGACCATCGACGTGGTGCTGGCCCTGGTCAAGCAGCGCGGCGAAACCGCCGGCTGCTACAGCCGGCCGCAATCCGCGCCGCAGCGGGCGCCGGAAGTGGCAGCCGCGCACTAG
- the oxlT gene encoding oxalate/formate MFS antiporter, with translation MQHMNSGTPSAPLGGRWMQLVIGVICMSMIANLQYGWTLFVNPIEEKYHWGRAAIQVAFTIFVVTETWLVPVEGWFVDKFGPRIVVLIGGILCALAWVINSFADSLALLYLGAAVGGIGAGGVYGTCVGNALKWFPDRRGLAAGLTAAGFGAGSALTVVPIANMIQTSGFEQTFLVFGLGQGLVVFALAWFLREPHPDLLPKTKSNIAQSRRSYTPQETLKSPVFWVMYLMFVMVAAGGLMATAQLGPIAKDFHLDGMPVSIMGLTLPALTFALTIDRVLNGVTRPFFGWVSDHIGRENTMFIAFAIEAVGILALNQWGHHPVAFVILTGLVFFAWGEIYSLFPSCCADSFGSKFATTNAGLLYTAKGTASLVVPFANVIVASTGSWQTVFFFAAAVNAIAAFMAIFVLKPMRARQIAEDRQQPVGKLVTEGAD, from the coding sequence ATGCAGCATATGAATTCGGGGACGCCGAGCGCACCGCTCGGCGGCCGCTGGATGCAGTTGGTCATCGGCGTCATCTGCATGTCGATGATCGCCAACCTGCAGTACGGCTGGACACTGTTCGTCAACCCCATCGAAGAGAAGTATCACTGGGGTCGCGCCGCCATTCAGGTCGCCTTCACCATCTTCGTCGTGACCGAAACCTGGCTGGTGCCGGTCGAAGGCTGGTTCGTCGACAAGTTCGGTCCCCGCATCGTCGTCCTGATCGGCGGCATCCTGTGCGCCCTGGCCTGGGTCATCAACTCGTTCGCCGACTCCCTGGCGCTGCTCTATCTCGGTGCCGCAGTCGGCGGCATCGGCGCCGGCGGCGTCTACGGCACCTGCGTCGGCAACGCGCTGAAATGGTTCCCCGACCGCCGCGGCCTCGCCGCCGGCCTGACCGCTGCCGGCTTCGGCGCCGGCTCTGCGCTGACCGTCGTGCCGATCGCCAACATGATCCAGACCTCCGGCTTCGAGCAGACCTTCCTGGTCTTCGGCCTGGGCCAGGGCCTGGTCGTCTTCGCGCTGGCCTGGTTCCTGAGGGAGCCGCATCCCGACCTGCTGCCGAAGACCAAGTCCAACATCGCGCAGAGCCGCCGCAGCTACACCCCGCAGGAGACGCTGAAGTCGCCGGTCTTCTGGGTGATGTACCTGATGTTCGTCATGGTCGCCGCCGGCGGTCTGATGGCCACCGCCCAGCTCGGCCCGATCGCCAAGGACTTCCACCTCGACGGCATGCCGGTCAGCATCATGGGCCTGACCCTGCCGGCGCTGACCTTCGCGCTCACCATCGACCGCGTGCTGAACGGCGTGACCCGTCCCTTCTTCGGCTGGGTGTCCGATCATATCGGCCGCGAGAACACCATGTTCATCGCCTTCGCCATCGAAGCCGTCGGCATCCTGGCGCTGAACCAGTGGGGCCATCATCCGGTCGCCTTCGTCATCCTGACCGGTCTGGTGTTCTTCGCCTGGGGCGAGATCTACAGCCTGTTCCCGTCCTGCTGCGCCGACAGCTTCGGGTCCAAGTTCGCGACGACCAACGCCGGCCTGCTCTACACCGCCAAGGGCACAGCCTCGCTGGTGGTTCCCTTCGCCAACGTGATCGTGGCGTCGACCGGCAGCTGGCAGACGGTGTTCTTCTTCGCCGCCGCGGTCAACGCCATCGCCGCCTTCATGGCCATCTTCGTCCTGAAGCCGATGCGGGCCCGGCAGATCGCCGAGGACAGGCAGCAGCCGGTCGGCAAGCTGGTGACCGAGGGCGCCGACTGA
- a CDS encoding CBS domain-containing protein — translation MKVEHILRTKDSRVVAVRTSATVADAIRLMKAENISALIVKDVCRTEGNTLAGVLSERDIVHALLERGAPLLSMPVSQLMTRQPVTCAPSDSLQHALHLMDQHHIRHLPVLEDGHLVGVVSARDFTRLQLRELEGAVAATAEPPAAYAH, via the coding sequence ATGAAGGTCGAACATATCCTGCGCACCAAGGACTCCCGCGTCGTCGCGGTGCGGACGAGCGCGACGGTGGCGGACGCCATCCGGTTGATGAAGGCGGAAAACATCAGCGCCCTGATCGTCAAGGACGTCTGCCGCACCGAAGGCAACACGCTGGCCGGCGTGCTGTCCGAGCGCGACATCGTCCATGCCCTGCTGGAGCGCGGCGCCCCGCTGCTGTCGATGCCGGTGTCGCAGCTGATGACCCGCCAGCCGGTGACCTGCGCCCCGTCCGACAGCCTGCAGCACGCCCTGCACCTGATGGACCAGCACCATATCCGCCATCTGCCGGTGCTGGAGGACGGCCATCTGGTCGGCGTCGTCAGCGCCCGCGACTTCACCCGCCTGCAATTGCGGGAACTGGAGGGAGCGGTCGCCGCCACCGCAGAGCCGCCGGCCGCCTACGCCCACTGA
- a CDS encoding histone deacetylase family protein produces the protein MTTLIFTHHDCFAHDTGPGHPEAPERLAVVWEVLDRPEFRDLERRSAPEADVEQLSRVHDRQYVEAVLAAVPDEGYRRLDPDTLLSPGSRGAILRAAGSVCAAVDAVLAGEATNAFCAVRPCGHHAEPARAMGFCVFNNIAVGAEHARRIHGLTRVAVVDFDVHHGNGTQAMFADDPNLFFASTHQSPLYPGTGNSWERGVDNNILNLPLEPYSGTIEFRQAMERAILPALEAFQPELLLISAGFDAHKRDPLAQLGLTTEDFEWVTRKLVDLADRLCGGRVVSALEGGYDATGLAEGCAAHLRALTAA, from the coding sequence GTGACCACCCTGATCTTCACCCATCACGATTGCTTCGCCCACGACACCGGCCCCGGCCATCCGGAAGCGCCGGAACGGCTGGCCGTGGTGTGGGAGGTGCTCGACCGGCCGGAGTTCCGCGACCTGGAGCGCCGCTCCGCCCCCGAGGCCGACGTCGAGCAGCTGTCCCGCGTCCATGACCGCCAATATGTCGAGGCGGTGCTGGCGGCGGTGCCGGACGAGGGCTATCGCCGGCTGGATCCCGACACGCTGCTGTCGCCGGGTTCGCGCGGCGCGATCCTGCGCGCCGCCGGCTCGGTCTGCGCCGCGGTCGATGCCGTGCTGGCCGGCGAGGCGACCAACGCCTTCTGCGCCGTGCGCCCCTGCGGCCACCATGCCGAGCCGGCCCGCGCCATGGGATTCTGCGTCTTCAACAACATCGCCGTCGGGGCGGAGCATGCCCGCAGGATCCACGGGCTGACGCGGGTGGCGGTGGTCGATTTCGACGTCCATCACGGCAACGGCACCCAGGCGATGTTCGCCGACGATCCCAACCTGTTCTTCGCCTCGACCCACCAGTCGCCGCTCTATCCCGGCACCGGCAATTCGTGGGAGCGCGGGGTGGACAACAACATCCTGAACCTGCCGTTGGAGCCCTACAGCGGCACCATCGAGTTCCGCCAGGCGATGGAGCGCGCGATCCTTCCGGCGCTGGAGGCCTTCCAGCCGGAGCTGCTGCTGATCTCGGCCGGCTTCGACGCCCACAAGCGCGATCCGCTGGCCCAACTCGGCCTGACCACCGAGGATTTCGAGTGGGTGACCCGCAAGCTGGTCGATCTCGCCGACCGACTCTGCGGCGGCAGGGTGGTCTCGGCGCTCGAAGGCGGCTATGACGCGACCGGTCTGGCCGAGGGCTGCGCCGCCCATCTGCGGGCGCTGACGGCGGCCTGA
- a CDS encoding GNAT family N-acetyltransferase, which yields MDQQQTIEIAVARDDADIAASYPVMKELRTHMTDADAYRAQIRRQMDDGYNLALLRLDGEIAGCGGFRVHETLSRGRYMYVEDLVTSAAKRSYGLGDKLFDWLASEARERGCAQMEIISGIQRGEAHRFYHRKRMTIKSFQLVLPLA from the coding sequence ATGGACCAGCAGCAGACCATCGAGATCGCCGTGGCGCGTGACGATGCCGATATCGCCGCCAGTTACCCGGTCATGAAGGAGCTGCGGACCCACATGACCGATGCGGACGCCTACCGCGCGCAGATCAGGCGGCAGATGGACGACGGCTACAACCTCGCCCTGCTGCGGCTGGACGGCGAGATCGCCGGCTGCGGCGGCTTCCGCGTGCACGAGACGCTGTCGCGCGGCCGCTACATGTATGTCGAGGATCTGGTGACCAGCGCCGCCAAGCGCTCCTACGGGCTGGGCGACAAGCTGTTCGACTGGCTGGCCAGCGAGGCGCGCGAGCGTGGCTGCGCCCAGATGGAGATCATCTCCGGCATCCAGCGCGGCGAAGCCCACCGCTTCTATCACCGCAAGCGGATGACCATCAAAAGCTTCCAGCTGGTGCTGCCGCTCGCCTGA